In a single window of the Synergistaceae bacterium genome:
- a CDS encoding BACON domain-containing protein, with amino-acid sequence MTTKKFYALIVALVLLFTAVMAGGCGGSSGGLVQLGGNTSQGDTSTTQLPNMSEIFDSAEFEQVVSELEQELIAEGIDPETFKGPDIHFVMILSDDAIYLDGGLSSASAVRKSGAASAAESISSLGAKLSADYESGDVIALYFPTPANINKLYEALGESPIYPMTESEDDSLYPEIYAVAKRRGVSADHYFAYEVQGSKALLLAQITDIISSGDESSSVSSGGDFAVNVSAASDDTDMRQEYLFQSRRYVNFIKWTALLDKRAAELDAGAVAAMYQFRAAADSSANFLDMSSQNFDGDAGYFQKKYQPLYKAQAITPGEDPNALHPFSHYDEALNSNEYMYTQFGHTYPNRIDINYDAGFSFTVYTAHNYSDGDDYYLFKSNAYTTPKNFKQYQPYSDQRWYANWGYTRTFGIKAYVPGASTSNVILRDNAPQTVNRNGSVTDGITTTITGTFGTSYTLSGKLGFSGETPTGEIGGEITQSYETSNSVSYSHSQTWETKEWYLYNKSGGNSAEWAADFTDNPTYVQSSTVQTKLSSEWIWRVKKDFAVKHSTLDVSVEVKTRQGFDSVMFDGDSSSPLWVSRCDKEITAPKTIHVSRPNQIFVGQRAFSAGKNGGEGMFKMLCNNAYTITSNQTWCQISEEQQSGTGTGTDPEEVFLWVEPYDDSSSSYKSRSATITVKDSVTGDKVDITVRQRNR; translated from the coding sequence ATGACCACGAAAAAGTTTTATGCGTTAATTGTCGCACTCGTTCTTCTTTTCACCGCTGTCATGGCGGGCGGGTGCGGAGGCTCAAGCGGCGGACTCGTTCAGCTTGGCGGCAACACCTCGCAGGGCGACACCTCAACAACACAGCTCCCGAACATGTCAGAAATTTTTGACTCGGCGGAATTTGAGCAGGTAGTCTCAGAGCTTGAGCAGGAACTCATCGCGGAAGGCATTGACCCGGAAACGTTCAAAGGCCCGGACATTCATTTTGTCATGATACTGTCGGATGACGCTATATATCTTGACGGCGGACTCTCAAGTGCCTCAGCGGTGAGAAAATCCGGGGCAGCTTCGGCGGCGGAATCAATCTCAAGTCTCGGCGCGAAACTCTCGGCGGATTACGAGTCGGGCGATGTCATTGCGCTGTATTTCCCGACACCCGCGAACATCAACAAACTTTACGAGGCGTTAGGCGAGAGTCCTATTTACCCAATGACAGAGTCGGAGGACGATAGCCTGTACCCGGAAATTTACGCGGTCGCAAAACGGCGCGGGGTTTCGGCGGATCACTATTTCGCGTATGAGGTGCAGGGAAGCAAAGCACTTCTTCTTGCACAGATAACCGACATTATTTCCAGCGGCGATGAGTCTTCCTCCGTGAGCAGCGGCGGTGATTTCGCGGTGAATGTTTCGGCGGCCTCAGACGATACCGACATGAGGCAGGAATACCTGTTCCAGTCCCGGCGTTACGTGAACTTCATAAAGTGGACGGCTCTTCTCGACAAGAGGGCGGCGGAGCTTGACGCGGGGGCAGTTGCGGCAATGTATCAGTTCAGGGCGGCGGCGGACAGTTCAGCGAATTTCCTCGACATGTCATCACAGAATTTTGACGGCGACGCGGGATATTTCCAGAAGAAATATCAGCCTCTTTATAAAGCTCAAGCGATTACTCCCGGAGAAGATCCGAACGCGCTTCATCCTTTTTCTCATTATGATGAGGCTCTAAACAGCAACGAGTATATGTACACTCAGTTTGGCCACACATATCCCAATAGAATCGACATAAACTATGACGCGGGATTTTCCTTCACGGTCTACACAGCGCACAATTATTCCGATGGGGATGACTATTACCTCTTCAAGTCAAACGCCTACACCACTCCCAAAAATTTCAAGCAGTATCAGCCGTACAGCGATCAAAGATGGTATGCGAACTGGGGCTACACGAGGACGTTCGGCATAAAAGCCTATGTTCCCGGAGCCAGCACGAGCAATGTAATACTGCGCGACAATGCCCCCCAGACCGTGAACAGGAACGGAAGCGTTACGGACGGAATCACAACGACAATCACGGGGACGTTCGGAACGAGCTATACCCTCAGCGGAAAACTGGGTTTCAGCGGCGAGACACCTACGGGCGAGATCGGCGGGGAGATTACGCAGTCTTACGAGACATCAAACAGCGTATCGTACTCGCATTCTCAGACGTGGGAGACAAAAGAATGGTATCTCTACAACAAGAGCGGCGGAAACTCAGCGGAATGGGCGGCTGATTTCACCGACAACCCGACCTACGTTCAGTCCTCGACGGTGCAGACGAAACTTTCAAGCGAATGGATATGGCGCGTGAAGAAGGATTTTGCCGTGAAGCACAGCACTCTTGACGTTAGTGTGGAAGTTAAGACTCGGCAGGGCTTCGACAGCGTAATGTTCGACGGTGATTCATCAAGTCCGCTGTGGGTTTCGCGTTGCGACAAGGAAATCACCGCGCCCAAGACAATCCATGTGAGCCGACCCAATCAGATTTTTGTCGGGCAAAGGGCGTTCAGCGCGGGGAAAAACGGCGGCGAGGGAATGTTCAAGATGCTCTGCAACAATGCCTACACGATAACGAGCAATCAGACATGGTGCCAGATAAGCGAGGAGCAGCAGTCAGGCACCGGCACCGGGACAGATCCGGAGGAGGTCTTCCTGTGGGTTGAGCCGTACGATGACAGCAGCAGCTCATACAAGTCGCGCTCGGCGACAATCACGGTGAAGGACAGTGTTACGGGCGACAAGGTGGATATAACGGTTCGCCAGCGCAACAGGTAG
- the mgtE gene encoding magnesium transporter, producing the protein MPEITETLEKIKSLAEAKNIRELRAITEDMNDADIADTLEQLEPESRIVLFRALSRDMAAEVFAHLIPDTKEALVSQLTAPELGHIVDELFLDDAADLVEELPADVVNRILANASPETRRGINQLLQYQEDSAGSIMTTEYISLRPDMNVEEAFRHIREVGTDKETLYTCYVTDPKGILIGVVTVRTMLLSQYADKIGDIMTDSNLITVNTNDDREKVTEIFQKYDFMAVPVVDSLNHLVGIVTVDDAMEVLEEESTEDFHKMAAMLPMDEPYLSMGIWELAKKRVIWLMVLMISATLSGSILNHYQSVFAALPALIASIPMLMDTGGNAGSQSSTLVIRGIAVGELKLRDAFTVLFKEIRVSLIVGGGLAFVNFFYKYAMSGDWLLSLTVGISLFATVIFAQTVGGMLPLIAKALGFDPALMAAPIVTTIVDAGSLTMYFAVASHIMTV; encoded by the coding sequence ATGCCCGAAATCACAGAGACACTCGAAAAAATAAAATCCCTCGCCGAAGCAAAGAACATACGCGAACTCAGAGCCATAACAGAAGACATGAATGACGCAGACATAGCCGACACCCTCGAACAGTTAGAGCCTGAGTCACGCATTGTGCTTTTCCGGGCGTTAAGCAGGGACATGGCCGCGGAGGTTTTCGCGCACCTTATCCCCGACACAAAGGAAGCACTTGTATCACAGCTCACAGCCCCCGAATTAGGGCATATTGTCGATGAGTTATTCCTCGATGACGCGGCTGACCTAGTAGAGGAACTGCCCGCCGATGTCGTGAACCGAATACTCGCCAATGCAAGCCCCGAAACACGCCGGGGGATAAATCAGCTATTGCAGTATCAGGAAGACTCAGCCGGAAGCATAATGACGACAGAATATATTTCCCTGCGCCCTGATATGAACGTTGAGGAGGCCTTCAGGCACATTCGGGAAGTGGGAACGGACAAAGAGACTCTCTATACCTGCTACGTTACTGACCCGAAAGGAATACTAATCGGAGTCGTTACGGTGCGTACAATGCTGTTATCGCAATACGCTGACAAGATCGGCGACATTATGACCGACTCGAACCTAATCACCGTCAACACAAACGACGACCGCGAGAAAGTTACGGAGATATTCCAGAAATATGACTTTATGGCCGTACCTGTTGTTGACTCTCTGAATCACCTTGTCGGGATTGTAACGGTTGATGACGCTATGGAGGTCTTAGAGGAGGAAAGCACAGAGGACTTTCACAAGATGGCGGCCATGCTGCCGATGGATGAGCCGTATTTGTCGATGGGAATCTGGGAGCTTGCGAAAAAGCGCGTGATATGGCTGATGGTGCTGATGATTTCGGCGACTCTCTCCGGGTCAATCCTGAATCACTATCAATCCGTATTCGCGGCTCTTCCTGCGCTGATTGCGTCAATCCCAATGCTAATGGATACGGGCGGTAATGCCGGGTCTCAGTCGTCAACGCTCGTGATTCGCGGGATTGCTGTCGGAGAATTGAAGCTCCGGGACGCATTCACTGTCCTGTTCAAGGAGATTCGAGTCAGTCTGATAGTGGGCGGGGGACTCGCGTTCGTCAATTTCTTCTACAAGTACGCGATGAGCGGGGATTGGCTTTTGTCGCTGACGGTGGGAATAAGTCTTTTTGCGACGGTGATATTCGCTCAGACTGTCGGGGGAATGCTGCCGTTAATCGCAAAGGCACTCGGATTTGACCCTGCATTGATGGCCGCGCCGATTGTTACGACGATTGTTGACGCGGGAAGCCTGACGATGTATTTTGCGGTTGCCAGCCACATTATGACCGTGTGA